One Halorientalis litorea DNA segment encodes these proteins:
- a CDS encoding NAD(P)-dependent oxidoreductase has translation MVTLGFVGLGRMGGSMATHLVRNGHEVVVYDSRPEAVEAMAAAGATPAESAGAVGDAAEVVFLSLPGPEAVEAVASELAATTDADSVVVDTTTSTPGTTRAIADPESGLEATVLGAPVSGGVSGAEDGTLTVMVGGDRATFEACRAYVDAFAENVFHVGDDPGHGHAVKLLNNYLSATAMVATSEAVALGQRAGLDIETMCEIFNVSSGRNSATEEKFPEYVANGRDVGFAIELLAKDLRLLGEFAEDKRLPLLLAGVVRSQVGRTRARYGEEGDMTDIYDYVRETTGADEPTDAS, from the coding sequence ATGGTAACGCTGGGATTCGTCGGCCTCGGTCGCATGGGCGGGTCGATGGCCACGCACCTCGTTCGGAACGGCCACGAAGTCGTGGTCTACGACAGCCGACCGGAAGCGGTCGAGGCGATGGCGGCGGCGGGCGCGACCCCGGCCGAGTCCGCCGGGGCCGTCGGGGACGCGGCCGAGGTCGTCTTCCTCTCGCTGCCCGGCCCGGAGGCGGTGGAGGCCGTCGCCTCGGAACTGGCGGCGACGACAGACGCCGACTCGGTGGTCGTCGACACGACAACGTCGACGCCGGGGACGACCAGAGCGATAGCGGACCCAGAGTCGGGCCTCGAGGCGACGGTTCTCGGCGCGCCCGTCAGCGGCGGCGTGTCGGGGGCTGAGGACGGGACGCTCACCGTGATGGTCGGCGGGGACCGCGCGACGTTCGAGGCCTGCCGGGCGTACGTCGACGCCTTCGCCGAGAACGTCTTCCACGTCGGGGACGACCCCGGCCACGGGCACGCGGTGAAGTTGCTCAACAACTACCTCTCGGCGACGGCGATGGTCGCCACCTCGGAGGCAGTCGCCCTCGGACAACGGGCCGGACTGGACATCGAGACGATGTGTGAGATATTCAACGTCAGTTCCGGCCGGAACTCCGCGACGGAGGAGAAGTTCCCGGAGTACGTCGCGAACGGCCGCGACGTCGGGTTCGCCATCGAGCTGCTGGCGAAGGACCTCCGTCTCCTCGGCGAGTTCGCCGAGGACAAGCGACTCCCGCTCCTGCTGGCGGGCGTCGTCAGGAGTCAGGTCGGTCGGACACGGGCGCGGTACGGCGAGGAGGGTGACATGACCGACATCTACGACTACGTTCGCGAAACTACAGGGGCGGACGAACCGACGGACGCGTCGTGA
- a CDS encoding cold-shock protein encodes MANGTVDFFNDTGGYGFIETEDADEDVFFHMEDVGGPDLEEGQEVEFDIEQADKGPRATNLVRN; translated from the coding sequence ATGGCAAACGGTACGGTTGATTTCTTCAACGACACAGGCGGCTACGGTTTCATCGAGACAGAGGACGCGGACGAGGACGTTTTCTTCCACATGGAAGACGTTGGCGGCCCGGACCTCGAGGAAGGACAGGAAGTCGAATTCGACATCGAACAGGCCGACAAGGGCCCCCGCGCGACGAACCTCGTCCGTAACTGA
- a CDS encoding MBL fold metallo-hydrolase → MNRTDDWYEVTRLGERGYSIDEAEKYGSFLIAGDERSVLVDAGIGVGDLRGLVTGLVDTPITVVLTHTHWDHIGAAAQFDDVLVSPRELPADGRVAIDSLSEEFVDRPATFVDRWLADGGTFPDEFEPETYAVDPAPASAVPMADGIDLGDRTLDVYPLPGHSPGHLGLLDREAGVFYGGDIVHIDRGVYLMFEDCDFDEYVQSVAELLDLRDAGAFDTLATSHNEALSGDDLSILDTLYGGLREIADGERDYSVVETDWGEARSYRIGDSDVLTKTTL, encoded by the coding sequence ATGAACAGGACGGACGACTGGTACGAGGTGACGCGACTGGGCGAGCGCGGGTACAGCATCGACGAAGCCGAAAAGTACGGCTCGTTTCTGATAGCGGGCGACGAGCGGTCGGTCCTCGTGGACGCGGGTATCGGCGTCGGTGACTTGCGCGGACTGGTCACCGGACTGGTCGACACGCCGATTACGGTCGTACTCACGCACACGCACTGGGACCACATCGGGGCGGCGGCACAGTTCGACGACGTGCTGGTCAGCCCGCGCGAACTCCCGGCCGACGGCCGCGTGGCCATCGACAGCCTCTCCGAGGAGTTCGTCGACAGGCCGGCGACGTTCGTGGACCGGTGGCTAGCGGACGGCGGAACGTTCCCGGACGAGTTCGAACCGGAGACGTACGCCGTCGACCCGGCACCGGCGTCGGCGGTTCCGATGGCGGACGGCATCGACCTCGGTGACCGGACGCTCGACGTGTATCCCCTGCCGGGGCACTCGCCCGGTCACCTCGGCCTCCTCGACCGGGAGGCGGGCGTGTTCTACGGCGGCGACATCGTCCACATCGACCGGGGCGTGTACCTCATGTTCGAGGACTGTGACTTCGACGAGTACGTCCAGTCGGTCGCCGAACTCCTCGACCTGCGCGACGCCGGTGCCTTCGACACGCTCGCGACGAGCCACAACGAAGCACTGTCCGGTGACGACCTCTCGATACTCGACACGCTCTACGGCGGCCTCCGGGAGATAGCCGACGGTGAGCGCGACTACTCGGTGGTCGAGACGGACTGGGGCGAGGCGCGCTCGTACCGAATCGGTGACTCGGATGTGCTGACGAAGACGACGCTGTGA
- a CDS encoding carboxymuconolactone decarboxylase family protein: MARVPYVTQDDLDPDYRDLVVSSLQPGKTVNVYSAIGNNQAVLHGFREALGAFWNDSGLTDRQREIVILTVAAEIRSAYEWQQHVNVAGDAGLAPAEIAAIARDDRSPFPDEERALVAYTRAVARGRVDDALHEAMTEYFGTETVVGAASTAAGYVALGRVIDALGVEIEAGDEFVGWDPE; encoded by the coding sequence ATGGCACGCGTTCCCTATGTCACCCAAGACGACCTCGACCCCGACTACCGTGACCTCGTCGTCTCATCGCTCCAACCGGGCAAGACGGTCAACGTGTACAGTGCCATCGGCAACAACCAAGCGGTACTGCACGGCTTCCGGGAGGCTCTCGGCGCGTTCTGGAACGACTCCGGGTTGACCGACCGCCAGCGCGAAATCGTCATCCTGACGGTCGCCGCCGAGATTCGTTCGGCGTACGAGTGGCAACAGCACGTCAACGTCGCCGGTGACGCGGGCCTGGCGCCAGCGGAAATCGCCGCCATCGCCCGCGACGACCGCAGTCCGTTCCCCGACGAGGAACGCGCACTCGTCGCCTACACCCGTGCGGTCGCTCGGGGACGGGTCGACGACGCCCTCCACGAGGCGATGACCGAGTACTTCGGAACCGAGACCGTCGTCGGTGCGGCGTCGACGGCGGCGGGCTACGTCGCACTCGGCCGGGTCATCGACGCACTCGGCGTCGAAATCGAGGCTGGCGACGAGTTCGTCGGGTGGGACCCCGAGTAA